A single Sphingopyxis chilensis DNA region contains:
- a CDS encoding TetR/AcrR family transcriptional regulator, with product MASKAKSAVKRPSKAEQRAEMMEQILDTAELLFSKHGFHGVTLKDVAKQVGVHHTLLNYYFDDKRTLFDAVFARRAVVTIDKRMQALDDYDRAAGGKPTVEGALHAFLDTDLDLYIQGGEGWKNYGAFGAQASNSPEGAEFMDKYFDPVVLRLIEILKKALPDAAEEDIFWGYHFVTGALMLTLARTGRIDKLSHGLCHSDDYEAVKARMARFMAAGFREICDQRKQDRG from the coding sequence TTGGCGTCGAAGGCAAAGAGTGCGGTGAAGCGCCCGTCGAAGGCGGAACAGCGCGCCGAAATGATGGAGCAGATCCTCGACACCGCCGAACTCCTGTTTTCGAAACATGGTTTTCACGGCGTGACGTTGAAGGATGTCGCGAAGCAGGTCGGGGTCCACCACACGCTGCTCAACTATTATTTCGACGACAAGCGGACGCTGTTCGACGCGGTGTTCGCGCGGCGCGCGGTGGTGACGATCGACAAAAGGATGCAGGCGCTCGACGATTATGACCGCGCGGCGGGCGGCAAGCCGACGGTTGAGGGCGCGCTCCATGCCTTCCTCGACACCGACCTCGACCTCTACATCCAGGGCGGCGAGGGCTGGAAGAATTATGGCGCCTTCGGCGCGCAGGCGTCGAACAGCCCCGAGGGCGCCGAGTTCATGGACAAATATTTCGACCCCGTCGTGCTGCGGCTGATCGAGATACTGAAAAAGGCGCTGCCCGACGCGGCCGAGGAAGATATTTTCTGGGGCTATCATTTCGTCACCGGCGCGCTGATGCTGACGCTCGCGCGCACCGGGCGCATCGACAAATTGTCGCACGGTCTGTGCCACTCGGATGATTATGAAGCCGTCAAGGCACGCATGGCGCGCTTCATGGCCGCGGGTTTCCGCGAAATCTGCGACCAGCGCAAGCAGGA
- a CDS encoding AMP-binding protein — translation MIDGSMQSYALTLDKFLSHAAKWHPDAETVSAGADGKVARIGYAALYERARAVSGALHAMGVRAGHRVATLAWNTQGHLESWYGIIGMGAVCHTLNPRLTAAQIGAMLVQSEAGILLVSADLLPLAEAATRNVRTVRQILLLDAADTDAGGGDGRIAVGALDAVLAAASADVAWGAFDENSPSGLCFTSGTTGAPKGVTYTHRGCYLHTMRQLQADVMGVRARDAVLAVVPMFHANAWGLPFSVPAVGGKLVLPGRHSDGAHLAALIRGEGVTAGVGVPTVWLGLVEHLEREEGEVPTLERILVGGAPMPPALMERIERRLGAEVQTSWGMTELSPLGTAAVPGDPDRTAGVSGRPAIGVDLLLTDAEGRALAEQRGAEGHLRVRGPSVVERYFGQDAPATDADGWFDTGDLARLDRAGNLTITGRSKDLIKSGGEWINPAEIEALVGALPQVSLAAVIGRSDPKWGERPILLVETNDASVSDDDLLAPLRERVASWWIPDAIVRLDAMPLAPTGKIDKMQLRADYGQV, via the coding sequence ATGATCGACGGTTCGATGCAATCCTATGCCCTGACGCTCGACAAATTCCTCTCTCACGCCGCCAAATGGCACCCCGACGCTGAAACCGTGTCGGCCGGGGCGGACGGAAAGGTCGCGCGCATCGGCTATGCCGCGCTTTACGAGCGCGCGCGTGCGGTGTCGGGGGCGCTCCATGCGATGGGCGTGCGCGCGGGGCACCGCGTCGCGACGCTCGCGTGGAATACGCAGGGGCATCTCGAAAGCTGGTACGGGATCATCGGGATGGGCGCGGTGTGTCACACGCTGAACCCGCGGCTGACCGCGGCGCAGATCGGCGCGATGCTGGTGCAGTCCGAAGCGGGCATCCTGCTCGTCAGCGCCGACCTGCTGCCGCTTGCCGAAGCGGCGACGCGCAACGTCCGGACCGTGCGCCAGATCTTGCTGCTCGACGCCGCCGATACCGACGCGGGCGGAGGGGACGGCCGCATCGCGGTGGGCGCGCTTGATGCCGTGCTCGCTGCGGCGTCGGCCGATGTCGCATGGGGTGCCTTCGACGAGAACAGCCCCTCGGGGCTTTGCTTCACCTCGGGCACCACCGGCGCGCCAAAGGGTGTCACCTATACGCATCGCGGTTGCTACCTCCACACGATGCGCCAGTTGCAGGCCGACGTGATGGGCGTGCGCGCGCGCGACGCGGTGCTCGCGGTGGTGCCGATGTTCCACGCCAATGCCTGGGGGCTGCCCTTTTCTGTGCCCGCCGTCGGCGGCAAGCTCGTGCTGCCCGGACGCCACAGCGACGGCGCGCATCTGGCGGCGCTGATCCGCGGCGAGGGCGTGACCGCCGGCGTCGGTGTGCCGACCGTGTGGCTGGGGCTGGTCGAACATCTCGAGCGCGAAGAGGGAGAGGTGCCGACGCTCGAGCGCATCCTCGTCGGCGGCGCACCGATGCCGCCGGCGCTGATGGAGCGGATCGAGCGGCGGCTGGGCGCCGAGGTGCAGACGAGTTGGGGCATGACCGAATTGTCGCCGCTCGGCACCGCCGCGGTCCCCGGCGATCCGGATCGCACCGCTGGCGTGTCGGGAAGGCCCGCGATCGGCGTCGACCTGCTGCTGACCGACGCCGAGGGACGCGCGCTCGCCGAGCAGCGCGGCGCCGAGGGGCATTTGCGCGTCCGCGGGCCGAGCGTCGTCGAACGCTATTTCGGGCAGGATGCGCCCGCGACCGACGCCGATGGCTGGTTCGACACCGGCGATCTCGCGCGGCTCGACCGCGCCGGCAATCTGACGATCACCGGGCGGTCGAAGGATCTGATCAAGTCGGGCGGCGAGTGGATCAACCCCGCCGAGATCGAGGCGCTGGTCGGCGCGCTGCCGCAGGTGAGCCTCGCCGCGGTGATCGGCCGCAGCGATCCCAAATGGGGCGAGCGGCCGATCCTGCTGGTCGAAACCAACGACGCGTCGGTCAGCGACGACGACCTGCTCGCGCCGCTGCGCGAACGCGTGGCGTCTTGGTGGATCCCCGACGCGATCGTGCGGCTCGACGCGATGCCGCTCGCGCCGACGGGCAAGATCGACAAAATGCAATTGCGGGCCGATTACGGACAGGTGTAG
- a CDS encoding carboxylesterase/lipase family protein, whose amino-acid sequence MNGPMIRRLSRVALAVAALCAAPAAAAGPMVDSPAGKVEGSETKGIRAFKGIPYAAPPVGKLRWAPPQPAEGWDGTRDATKFGAACMQPGPRGPSIYAWDLPAMSEDCLSLNIWAPKDVKDAPVFVWIHGGALTGGSGGDPIYDGSALAERGIVVVSINYRLGALGWLAHPALSAESADGVSGNYGLLDQVAALEWVKRNIGAFGGSAGNVTIAGESAGALSVMYLMTAPAARGLFHKAVAQSAYMVSAPSLRERLNGMVPAEAQGTDLAAKLGAADLAALRAMPAKEIAEKALATGYFPFPVVDGKTVPRQLVDSFDRNEQAPVPILAGFNAGEIRSLRFLLPKPPADAAAYEAAIRANYGEFADAFLARYPAKTIEESMLAATRDAMYGWTSERLVSNQAALRQGAYLYYFDHGYPATAEWKLHAFHAAELPYIFGTAGKTPPLWPKIPDDLAERKLAGAMGDYWASFARGGRPQAKGQPEWPAYSDDAGFLHIAEAPKAGHRLLPGTAALHEAVMCRRRAAGDTPWNWNIGVISPPLPPKAAGCQ is encoded by the coding sequence ATGAACGGTCCGATGATCCGCCGCCTGTCACGCGTCGCGCTCGCCGTCGCCGCCCTCTGCGCGGCGCCGGCAGCGGCGGCGGGGCCGATGGTCGATTCGCCCGCGGGCAAGGTCGAGGGTAGCGAAACGAAAGGCATCCGCGCCTTCAAGGGCATTCCCTATGCCGCGCCGCCGGTCGGCAAGCTGCGCTGGGCGCCGCCGCAGCCGGCGGAGGGCTGGGACGGCACGCGCGACGCGACCAAATTCGGCGCCGCGTGCATGCAGCCGGGCCCGCGCGGCCCCAGCATCTATGCCTGGGACCTGCCGGCGATGAGCGAGGATTGCCTGTCGCTCAACATCTGGGCGCCGAAGGATGTGAAGGATGCGCCGGTGTTCGTGTGGATCCACGGCGGCGCGCTGACCGGCGGGTCGGGCGGCGATCCGATCTATGACGGCAGCGCGCTCGCCGAGCGCGGCATCGTCGTGGTGTCGATCAACTACCGGCTCGGTGCGCTCGGCTGGCTCGCGCATCCGGCGCTGAGCGCGGAATCGGCCGACGGCGTGTCGGGCAACTACGGGCTGCTCGACCAGGTCGCGGCGCTCGAATGGGTCAAGCGCAACATCGGCGCCTTTGGCGGCAGCGCGGGCAATGTGACGATCGCGGGTGAATCGGCGGGCGCGCTCAGCGTCATGTATCTGATGACCGCGCCGGCCGCGCGCGGCCTGTTCCACAAGGCGGTCGCGCAGAGCGCCTATATGGTGTCGGCGCCGAGCCTGCGCGAGCGGCTCAACGGCATGGTCCCGGCCGAGGCGCAGGGGACCGACCTGGCGGCGAAGCTCGGCGCCGCCGACCTCGCGGCGCTGCGCGCGATGCCCGCGAAGGAGATCGCCGAAAAGGCGCTGGCGACGGGCTATTTCCCTTTCCCCGTCGTCGACGGCAAGACGGTGCCGCGCCAGCTCGTCGACAGCTTTGACCGGAACGAGCAGGCGCCGGTGCCGATCCTCGCTGGCTTCAACGCCGGCGAAATCCGCTCGCTGCGCTTCCTGCTGCCCAAGCCGCCCGCCGATGCCGCGGCCTATGAAGCCGCGATCCGCGCCAATTACGGCGAATTTGCCGACGCCTTCCTTGCGCGCTATCCGGCGAAGACTATCGAGGAAAGCATGCTCGCCGCGACGCGCGACGCGATGTACGGCTGGACCTCCGAACGGCTGGTGTCGAACCAGGCGGCGTTGAGGCAAGGCGCCTATCTCTATTATTTCGACCATGGCTATCCGGCGACCGCCGAGTGGAAGCTCCACGCCTTCCACGCCGCCGAGCTGCCCTATATTTTCGGCACCGCGGGCAAGACGCCGCCGCTGTGGCCCAAAATCCCGGACGACTTGGCCGAGCGCAAGCTAGCCGGTGCGATGGGCGATTATTGGGCGAGTTTCGCGCGCGGCGGCCGACCGCAGGCAAAGGGCCAGCCCGAATGGCCCGCCTATTCCGACGACGCCGGCTTCCTGCATATCGCCGAGGCGCCGAAGGCCGGGCACCGGCTGCTCCCCGGCACCGCGGCGCTCCACGAAGCGGTGATGTGCCGTCGCCGCGCGGCGGGCGATACGCCGTGGAACTGGAATATCGGCGTCATTTCGCCGCCGTTGCCGCCGAAAGCCGCGGGGTGCCAATGA
- a CDS encoding TonB-dependent receptor gives MKAQLFASASAVVLFASPVSAMAQEAEAPPADSMAQDQQRDDRDIIVTATRRTARLQDVPLSVTAFGQEELNDLGIVGFEGIAQNTPGIVVNRPTQNFNNFTARGINTNGYSAGLQSAVAIYVDELPISANGNSTILDPNLYDVERVEFLRGPQGTLFGSNSLAGAMRIITKSPDLDDFEASASVDLGLTGSSSVRQRYNAMVNLPIMKDEIGLRVTGYYRNEDGWVDNIGTGVEDANSLEAFGGRAILLLQPSDRMKVKLLASYENSKPADSGLTNPLLGKFVRNSDRPDLFQGKLTNYNLTINYEFDFAELISSTTLSDYDASFYVDLAGTFAQAFPFALDAYGYDDLFVQETRLVSRHDGPIEWVAGFFYYDKRRSVDFAYRSSLEYLTENNLSGLPDEYYQRFNSYTDQKEIAGFGEVTGRFSDRFWVTGGLRYGSTEVQSFTRGGGYNSNYLTIAFLGLENIPLTVTPIAYAEGLKVKDDRLSWKASVSWKPVDSLTTYATVSTGFRTPVVNARAGLVSAIDPNDLIIPDGAKSDSVTNYELGLKGRWLGGDLVANIAAYYIDWKDIQVQANRVSDSIQFATNIGGAESYGLEFEFIARPVQGLSLALNGSFNRAKVTDLTPGEAAISGAELGTRLASPRFQGSGTLRYDFPIGGADTAYAAVNVSHAGAFPNQFPNVPGNPNAVAPTYDFTEAWTNVNLYAGAKLGAIDLGAYVENLFDDSKVTYVHPEAFLDGRYARMRPRTIGVRANYRF, from the coding sequence ATGAAGGCTCAGCTTTTTGCGTCCGCCTCGGCGGTCGTTCTGTTCGCGTCGCCCGTTTCGGCCATGGCCCAGGAGGCCGAAGCGCCGCCCGCGGATAGCATGGCGCAGGACCAGCAGCGCGATGACCGCGACATCATCGTCACCGCGACCCGCCGCACCGCCCGGTTGCAAGACGTGCCGCTCAGCGTCACCGCGTTCGGGCAGGAAGAACTCAACGACCTCGGTATCGTGGGGTTCGAGGGCATCGCCCAGAATACGCCGGGCATCGTCGTCAACCGGCCGACACAGAATTTCAACAATTTCACCGCGCGCGGGATCAACACCAACGGCTATTCGGCCGGCCTGCAGAGCGCGGTCGCCATCTATGTCGATGAGCTGCCGATTTCGGCGAATGGCAATTCGACGATCCTCGACCCCAATCTGTACGACGTCGAGCGCGTCGAATTCCTGCGCGGGCCGCAGGGGACGCTGTTCGGATCGAACTCGCTCGCGGGCGCGATGCGGATCATCACGAAGAGCCCCGACCTCGACGATTTCGAAGCGTCGGCGAGCGTCGATCTCGGCCTCACCGGGTCGAGTTCGGTGCGCCAGCGCTATAATGCGATGGTCAACCTGCCGATCATGAAGGACGAGATCGGGCTACGCGTCACGGGCTATTATCGCAACGAGGACGGCTGGGTCGACAATATCGGCACCGGCGTCGAGGATGCGAACAGCCTCGAGGCGTTCGGCGGCCGCGCGATCCTGCTCCTCCAGCCGAGCGACCGGATGAAGGTCAAACTGCTCGCGTCATACGAGAACAGCAAGCCCGCCGATTCGGGGCTGACCAACCCGCTGCTCGGCAAGTTCGTGCGCAATTCGGACCGCCCCGACCTGTTCCAGGGCAAGCTCACCAATTATAATCTGACGATCAACTACGAGTTCGACTTTGCCGAGCTGATCAGCTCGACGACGCTCTCGGACTATGACGCGTCCTTCTATGTCGACCTCGCGGGCACCTTTGCGCAGGCCTTTCCCTTCGCGCTCGACGCATATGGCTATGACGATCTGTTCGTGCAGGAAACGCGGCTGGTGTCGCGTCACGACGGGCCGATCGAATGGGTCGCGGGCTTTTTCTATTACGACAAGCGCCGCAGCGTCGATTTCGCCTATCGTTCGAGCCTCGAATATCTGACCGAGAATAATCTGAGCGGGCTGCCCGACGAATATTACCAGCGGTTCAACAGCTATACCGACCAGAAAGAGATCGCCGGCTTCGGCGAAGTGACCGGACGCTTCAGCGACCGTTTCTGGGTCACGGGCGGGCTGCGCTACGGCAGCACCGAAGTGCAGAGCTTCACCCGCGGCGGCGGATACAACAGCAATTATCTGACCATCGCCTTCCTCGGTCTGGAGAATATCCCGCTCACCGTCACGCCGATCGCTTATGCCGAAGGGCTGAAGGTCAAGGACGACCGCCTGTCGTGGAAGGCGAGCGTGTCGTGGAAGCCCGTCGACAGCCTGACCACCTATGCGACCGTTTCGACGGGGTTCCGCACGCCCGTCGTCAATGCGCGCGCCGGGCTGGTCAGCGCGATCGACCCGAACGACCTGATCATCCCCGACGGCGCGAAATCGGACAGCGTCACCAATTACGAACTCGGGCTGAAGGGACGCTGGCTCGGCGGCGATCTCGTCGCCAATATCGCCGCCTATTATATCGACTGGAAGGATATTCAGGTCCAGGCGAACCGCGTGTCGGATTCGATCCAGTTCGCGACCAACATCGGCGGCGCCGAAAGCTATGGCCTCGAGTTCGAGTTCATCGCGCGGCCGGTGCAGGGATTGAGCCTCGCGCTCAACGGTTCTTTCAACCGCGCGAAGGTGACCGACCTGACCCCGGGCGAAGCCGCGATTTCGGGCGCCGAGCTCGGGACGCGTCTCGCCTCGCCGCGCTTCCAGGGGTCGGGCACGCTGCGTTACGACTTCCCGATCGGCGGCGCCGACACCGCCTATGCCGCGGTCAATGTGTCGCACGCGGGGGCATTCCCGAACCAGTTCCCCAATGTGCCGGGCAATCCCAATGCCGTCGCCCCGACCTATGACTTCACCGAGGCGTGGACCAATGTGAACCTTTATGCCGGGGCAAAGCTGGGGGCGATCGACCTCGGCGCCTATGTCGAAAATCTCTTCGACGACAGCAAGGTCACCTATGTCCATCCCGAGGCGTTCCTCGACGGCCGTTACGCCCGGATGCGTCCGCGCACGATCGGCGTCCGCGCCAATTATCGCTTCTGA
- the pip gene encoding prolyl aminopeptidase, translating to MDFSRLQATSKIGDDWIYPQPPCLNFGWLEVDRDPAHRIYWEEYGNPAGEPVMFLHGGPGGACAPVMARFFDPKRYRVILFDQRGCGRSEPNVASAGPAVALAKNTTADLIGDIEKLREKLEVAGPMHVFGGSWGSTLAMAYGIAHPAHCATLILRGIFLGASEDLLYLYQGNAATWADDPYGLTEPGAYMKYPGEWAELLSVLTPEERGDVMKSYKAIFDMVPANEAEKERQLKAALTWSLWEGVISNMIPETADTGKFGEADFALCFAQIEAHYFANGLFLPAGHFFDNIDVLASIPIHIVHGRFDEVCPLTQASRLVAALRGAGSEPVTYVVTNAGHSAMERENALALTAVMGGLDPISG from the coding sequence ATGGATTTTTCGCGGTTGCAGGCGACGAGCAAGATCGGCGACGACTGGATCTATCCCCAGCCGCCCTGCCTGAATTTCGGCTGGCTCGAGGTCGACCGCGATCCCGCGCACCGCATCTATTGGGAGGAATATGGCAATCCCGCGGGTGAGCCGGTGATGTTCCTCCACGGCGGCCCCGGCGGCGCCTGCGCGCCCGTCATGGCGCGCTTCTTCGACCCGAAGCGCTACCGCGTGATCCTGTTCGACCAGCGCGGTTGCGGCAGGAGCGAGCCCAATGTCGCCTCGGCGGGCCCCGCGGTGGCGCTCGCGAAAAACACCACCGCCGACCTGATCGGCGATATCGAGAAATTGCGCGAAAAACTCGAGGTCGCTGGGCCGATGCATGTCTTCGGCGGCAGCTGGGGCAGCACGCTGGCGATGGCCTATGGAATCGCGCATCCGGCGCATTGCGCGACCCTGATCCTGCGCGGCATCTTCCTCGGCGCGTCCGAAGACCTGCTCTATCTCTATCAGGGCAATGCCGCGACATGGGCGGACGATCCCTACGGCCTGACCGAGCCCGGTGCCTATATGAAGTATCCGGGCGAATGGGCCGAGCTGCTGTCGGTGCTGACGCCGGAGGAGCGCGGCGACGTGATGAAATCCTACAAGGCGATTTTCGATATGGTCCCGGCGAACGAGGCCGAGAAGGAGCGCCAGCTGAAGGCGGCGCTGACCTGGTCCTTGTGGGAAGGTGTCATCTCGAACATGATCCCCGAGACGGCGGACACGGGCAAGTTCGGCGAAGCCGATTTCGCGCTCTGCTTCGCGCAGATCGAGGCGCATTATTTCGCCAATGGGCTGTTCCTTCCGGCGGGGCATTTCTTCGACAATATCGACGTGCTGGCGTCGATCCCCATCCATATCGTCCATGGCCGCTTCGACGAGGTGTGCCCGCTGACGCAGGCGTCGCGGCTTGTCGCGGCGTTGCGCGGGGCGGGGTCGGAGCCCGTCACCTACGTCGTGACCAACGCGGGGCATAGCGCGATGGAGCGCGAGAATGCGCTGGCGCTGACCGCGGTGATGGGCGGATTGGACCCGATCAGCGGGTGA